Proteins encoded in a region of the Roseateles sp. SL47 genome:
- a CDS encoding DUF1330 domain-containing protein has translation MPAFIIADVTVTDADQMAAYREWSTKAMKEHGAEVLVRGGEFEVLEGPWTPSRLVVLKFSDREAAKRFYQSDTYQHAKTLRENAGVMRMIVVDGV, from the coding sequence TGCCCGCTTTCATCATTGCCGACGTGACCGTGACCGATGCCGACCAGATGGCGGCCTACCGCGAATGGAGCACCAAGGCCATGAAGGAGCATGGGGCAGAAGTGCTGGTGCGCGGGGGCGAGTTCGAAGTGCTGGAAGGGCCCTGGACGCCCAGCCGCCTGGTGGTGCTGAAGTTCAGCGACCGCGAGGCCGCCAAGCGCTTCTACCAGTCCGACACTTACCAGCATGCCAAGACCCTGCGCGAAAACGCCGGCGTCATGCGCATGATCGTGGTGGACGGCGTCTGA